A single region of the Brassica rapa cultivar Chiifu-401-42 chromosome A03, CAAS_Brap_v3.01, whole genome shotgun sequence genome encodes:
- the LOC103855616 gene encoding autophagy-related protein 18e, giving the protein MSSMIFSTVRGIGSLLKSKTYDTPIDEAAKGDTKVLSVSWNQDWSGFSVGTERGFNVYSCNPIKESISRETHKSGFKIVEMLFLSNLFALVGNGYSNSEYPPNKVFIWNDHTNSCFCELGFKSQVVAVKLRRKHIVVVLERSVYVYNFTNLKVQSIIETAVNPRGLCCVSQAEAKAVMACPGLHPGQVQVRDLKRNIVKVIKAHDSDIACMSLTLDGSLLATASTKGTLMRIFNSLDGTLLQEFRRGMERVEIYSVAISSNLKWVAASSEKGTLHVFHLRPDILSSPKDINHASSLSLIRGILPMYSYGNERSFAQFSLPVSTKFIVGFGPENTVLLVGIDGSFRRCRFDGEGGQMVELEHKHFFSLTQTEEAVVVM; this is encoded by the exons atgagtTCGATGATATTCTCCACAGTCCGTGGAATAGGATCgttattaaaatctaaaacttacGATACGCCAATAGATGAAGCCGCCAAGGGCGACACAAAGGTATTATCAGTGTCCTGGAACCAGGACTGGAGCGGTTTCAGTGTCGGAACAGAACGTGGCTTCAATGTATACAGCTGCAACCCAATCAAAGAAAGCATCAGCCGCGAAACACACAAATCCGGCTTCAAAATCGTGGAGATGCTCTTCCTCTCAAATCTCTTCGCTCTTGTCGGCAACGGTTACAGCAACTCGGAGTATCCTCCTAACAAAGTCTTCATCTGGAATGATCATACGAACAGCTGTTTCTGCGAGCTCGGTTTTAAATCACAAGTTGTGGCGGTGAAACTGAGGAGAAAACACATTGTGGTTGTCCTAGAAAGAAGTGTCTATGTCTACAATTTCACTAACCTCAAGGTTCAGTCTATTATCGAAACCGCTGTGAATCCAAGAGGGCTCTGTTGCGTCTCTCAAGCTGAGGCGAAAGCAGTCATGGCTTGCCCCGGGTTGCACCCGGGGCAAGTCCAGGTCCGTGACTTGAAAAGGAATATAGTCAAAGTCATCAAAGCGCATGATTCTGATATTGCTTGCATGAGTTTGACTCTTGATGGAAGTTTGCTAGCTACTGCTAGCACCAAAGGAACACTGATGAGGATCTTTAACTCCCTTGATGGTACTCTCTTACAAGAG TTTCGGAGAGGCATGGAAAGAGTAGAGATTTATAGCGTTGCAATCTCCTCTAATTTGAAATGGGTGGCTGCGTCGAGTGAGAAAGGGACTCTCCATGTGTTTCATCTAAGACCTGACATTCTTAGTTCACCAAAAGACATCAATCACGCTTCATCATTGTCGTTAATAAGAG GGATATTGCCAATGTATTCTTATGGCAATGAACGGTCGTTTGCTCAGTTCTCGTTGCCGGTTTCAACCAAGTTCATTGTAGGTTTTGGACCAGAGAACACAGTTCTACTTGTAGGCATCGATGGAAG TTTCCGAAGATGCAGGTTTGATGGAGAAGGAGGGCAGATGGTGGAGTTGGAACACAAACACTTCTTCTCCTTAACACAAACAGAAGAAGCAGTGGTTGTGATGTGA